From one Rhopalosiphum padi isolate XX-2018 chromosome 2, ASM2088224v1, whole genome shotgun sequence genomic stretch:
- the LOC132920663 gene encoding NADPH-dependent diflavin oxidoreductase 1 isoform X2: MLRGRPLCDIGLADDQHDIGAFAVIDPWIDNLWNVLIEKHPLTDGLTPIDRNSLPPPKWNVQCLNSNTSIHTNDKLPNNDQLKPNSTIVTCLSNTKTTAENHFQDVRLLKFEYSENSINYSPGDVLMVRPVNFETSVNRFFQLLNDNKNIKLNPATILNITQCSDDMPIPYNLSKQFTLYQCAKYYWDLNIIPNRYTFQLLSYFTDSELEKEKLKEFTTPEGQEELYSYCNRPRRTILEVLADFPHATANLTLEYLFEIFSPIRPRAFSIASAPSVHINEIHLLVAVVKYKTKLLAKRIGLCSTWLASLNIGDKIPVWIQKGTFQFPYSQSCNVIMIGPGTGVAPFRSFVHEAVAKKCGDAKTLHLYFGARNRLGDFHCVNDWEKLVSDEKLSLYTAFSRDQDHKIYVQHILEQNEAELFKLLSSKECYVFVAGNAKDMPTAVKNVFINILTKNKHLNTIDMMETKGFYQTETWS, translated from the exons GAGGAAGACCATTATGTGATATTGGGTTAGCTGATGACCAACATGATATTGGAGCATTTGCTGTTATTGATCCATGGATAGATAATTTGTGGAatgtattaattgaaaaacatcCGCTTACAGATGGATTAACACCTATTGACCGCAATTCATTACCACCaccaaa gtGGAATGTACaatgtttaaattcaaatacttcTATCCATACAAATGACAAGTTGCCCAATAACGACCAGTTAAAACCAAATTCAACAATAGTCACTTGTTTATCAAACACAAAAACAACAGCTGAGAAtcattttcaa gaTGTACGACTGTTAAAATTTGAGTATTCAGAAAACAGCATTAACTATTCGCCTGGAGATGTTTTAATGGTTCGTCCAGTTAACTTCGAAACATCGGTGAACAGGTTTTTTCAATTGCTTAATGATAACaagaatataaaactaaatccTGCCACAATACTGAATATAACACAATGCAGTGATGATATGCCTATACCTTATAATTTGAGCAAACAATTTACGTTATATCAATGTGCTAAATACTATTgggatttaaat ATTATAccaaataggtatacatttcaATTGTTGTCATACTTCACGGACAGTGAATTAGAAAAAGAAAAGCTGAAGGAATTCACCACCCCTGAAGGACAAGAAGAACTATATAGTTATTGTAATCGCCCAAGAAGAACTATCCTAGAAGTATTGGCTGATTTTCCTCATGCAACAGCTAATTTAACTTTAGAATacctttttgaaattttttctcCAATACGCCCAAGAGCCTTTTCAATTGCATCAGCACCATCT gtacatataaatgaaatacatttacTTGTTGCTGTTGTTAAATATAAGACAAAATTGCTGGCTAAACGAATTGGCTTGTGTTCTACATGGCTTGCTAGTTTGAACATTGGTGATAAAATCCCAGTTTGGATTCAGAAAGGAACTTTTCAGTTTCCATATAGtcaa tcatgTAATGTTATAATGATTGGACCTGGTACTGGTGTAGCACCGTTTCGAAGTTTTGTGCATGAAGCAGTAGCTAAGAAATGTGGCGATGCAAAAacgttacatttatattttggtgCTAGAAATAGATTGGGTGATTTCCATTGTGTTAATGATTGGGAAAAATTAGTGTCAGATGAAAAACTGTCATTGTATACTGCATTTTCAAGAGATCAAgatcataaaat TTATGTACAGCACATTTTAGAACAAAATGAAgcagaattatttaaattactttctaGTAAAGAATGTTATGTATTTGTTGCTGGAAATGCAAAAGACATGCCAACtgcagttaaaaatgtatttataaatatacttacaaaaaacaaacatttaaatactatagataTGATGGAAACTAAAGGATTTTATCAAACTGAAACCTGgagttga